One genomic region from Haloterrigena gelatinilytica encodes:
- a CDS encoding NifU family protein, translating to MSTESQNDGDDLEDRVANFLRRNFPQIQMHGGSAAIQDIDRESGEVSIALGGACSGCGISPMTIQAIKSRMVKEIPEIETVNAHTGMDGGEADMGGGGGMSPSFPGETVDDDGDADEGPEAPF from the coding sequence ATGAGCACGGAATCCCAGAACGACGGGGACGACCTCGAGGACCGCGTCGCGAACTTCCTCCGCCGCAACTTCCCGCAGATCCAGATGCACGGCGGCAGCGCAGCGATTCAGGACATCGACCGCGAGAGCGGCGAAGTCAGCATCGCCCTCGGCGGCGCCTGCAGCGGCTGCGGGATTTCGCCGATGACGATCCAGGCGATCAAGAGCCGGATGGTCAAGGAGATCCCCGAGATCGAGACGGTCAACGCCCACACCGGGATGGACGGCGGCGAGGCCGACATGGGCGGTGGCGGCGGCATGAGCCCGTCGTTCCCCGGCGAAACCGTCGACGACGACGGCGACGCCGACGAAGGACCGGAAGCACCGTTCTAA
- a CDS encoding DUF5783 family protein, producing the protein MADFDPEQFEDKYANYFPELQQAYKNAFNRMNDRYDSELVHAIDQQVLNESEPFYEGDGEFRVELPEDPYDRLTGVLVERDRFEEVLERHVEEIETELQRVFGFA; encoded by the coding sequence ATGGCCGACTTCGACCCCGAACAATTCGAAGACAAGTACGCCAACTACTTTCCCGAGCTCCAGCAGGCGTACAAGAACGCGTTCAACCGGATGAACGACCGGTACGACTCCGAGCTGGTCCACGCGATCGACCAGCAGGTGTTAAACGAGAGCGAACCCTTCTACGAGGGCGACGGCGAGTTCCGCGTCGAGCTCCCCGAGGACCCCTACGACCGACTCACGGGCGTACTGGTCGAGCGGGACCGGTTCGAGGAGGTTCTCGAGCGCCACGTCGAGGAAATCGAGACCGAACTGCAGCGGGTGTTCGGGTTCGCCTGA
- a CDS encoding DUF7260 family protein, protein MTDSTVVHRAVACLEDERDDVADRASALETFAREVRDVPTASGPARAAGTVPATPKAMATAVGSAVATPQPSDDRCETVREAFVETVEPHTIAADDDSLVETMATELSEEIAVSLAADADWTPALKRAALEEVETQRRKTVLLEETLQRERRTLEEAIDEIDEIVGWLRATADESLLQCGFDDLREKHDRLETHRDRLETLTDERQRQFAGETNPRGTADYRELVAAIYADLPVQFPLLSTAARLYGICGDCQRTVRAHLSRRA, encoded by the coding sequence GTGACGGACTCGACGGTCGTCCACCGGGCGGTGGCGTGTCTCGAGGACGAACGGGACGACGTCGCCGACCGCGCGTCGGCCCTCGAGACGTTCGCGCGGGAGGTTCGAGACGTGCCGACGGCGTCAGGACCCGCGCGGGCGGCCGGTACCGTGCCGGCGACGCCGAAGGCGATGGCGACGGCGGTCGGCTCGGCGGTCGCGACTCCGCAGCCGTCCGACGACCGCTGTGAGACCGTCAGGGAAGCGTTCGTCGAGACCGTCGAACCGCACACGATCGCGGCCGACGACGACTCGCTCGTCGAGACGATGGCGACCGAACTCTCGGAGGAGATCGCGGTCTCGCTGGCCGCCGACGCCGACTGGACGCCGGCGCTCAAACGAGCCGCTCTCGAGGAAGTCGAGACCCAGCGCCGGAAGACGGTGCTGCTCGAGGAAACGCTGCAGCGCGAGCGACGGACGCTCGAGGAAGCGATCGACGAAATCGACGAGATCGTGGGGTGGCTTCGGGCGACGGCCGACGAATCGCTACTCCAGTGCGGGTTCGACGACCTGCGCGAGAAACACGACCGACTCGAGACTCATCGGGACCGCCTCGAGACGCTGACCGACGAGCGACAGCGGCAGTTCGCCGGGGAGACGAACCCCCGCGGGACCGCCGACTACCGGGAACTCGTCGCGGCGATCTACGCGGATCTCCCCGTCCAGTTCCCGCTGCTGTCGACCGCGGCGCGGCTGTACGGGATCTGCGGCGACTGCCAGCGGACGGTTCGCGCGCATCTGTCGCGGCGCGCCTAG
- a CDS encoding DUF7551 domain-containing protein has translation MVGTTLREIRHEIERLASDDGDYYVVCARSGERPVPVAGQRFATRTAAADAARATEQYRAALRRYDPQLPYYDPIVRQEQPLHVGDGPDGPDEGTDRVPQQPVGHGGEADDPLISFCHDVSGAVFEALSGSEHDEAETAIMETYLAAAEATTDRNTLCLVLLEAMAAELEAHLTVDERTRLLRDAAANLPSVASAADPVEASLAYLDSLSLVRAYDVVREPRPEIDAWSVSLRGYAIDCDGRRFPTLPIGIDILRRTSEATAALGVTDVTALGEGDWELVVTSDVEAAGGLVCLTEDEP, from the coding sequence ATGGTCGGAACGACACTCAGAGAGATTCGCCACGAGATCGAACGGTTGGCCAGCGACGACGGCGACTACTACGTCGTCTGCGCTCGCTCCGGCGAGCGACCCGTTCCCGTCGCCGGCCAGCGGTTCGCGACCCGTACGGCCGCGGCCGACGCGGCTCGAGCGACCGAACAGTACCGGGCGGCGCTCAGACGGTACGATCCGCAGTTGCCCTACTACGATCCCATCGTCCGGCAAGAGCAGCCGCTGCACGTCGGCGACGGGCCCGACGGCCCCGACGAGGGAACGGACCGCGTCCCCCAACAGCCCGTCGGTCACGGCGGCGAGGCCGACGATCCGCTGATCAGTTTCTGTCACGACGTCTCCGGCGCCGTGTTCGAGGCCCTCTCGGGGAGCGAGCACGACGAGGCCGAGACGGCGATCATGGAGACCTATCTGGCCGCCGCCGAAGCCACGACCGACCGGAACACGCTCTGTCTGGTGTTGCTCGAGGCGATGGCGGCCGAACTCGAGGCGCACTTGACCGTCGACGAACGGACCCGACTGCTGCGGGACGCGGCGGCGAATCTCCCGTCGGTCGCGTCGGCGGCCGATCCCGTCGAGGCGAGTCTGGCGTATCTCGACTCGCTGTCGCTGGTGCGGGCGTACGACGTCGTACGCGAGCCGCGGCCGGAGATCGACGCCTGGAGCGTCTCCCTGCGCGGGTACGCCATCGACTGCGACGGCCGGCGGTTTCCGACGCTGCCGATCGGGATCGACATCCTGCGCCGGACGTCCGAGGCGACCGCGGCGCTGGGCGTGACCGACGTGACCGCGCTGGGCGAGGGCGACTGGGAACTCGTCGTGACCAGCGACGTCGAGGCTGCGGGCGGCCTCGTCTGTCTCACGGAGGACGAGCCGTGA
- a CDS encoding PHP-associated domain-containing protein yields the protein MTTQIPLAIDFHVHSDDSYDGHEPIELILEQAADIGLDGVVITDHDEIGESLRAAELAPEYGLIGIPGVEVSTRHGHLLAIGVEERPAPGQSFAETVAAVRARGGIAIVPHPFQRSRHGVRKRHLEDADAIETYNSMVFTGYRNRRARTFARRRGYPQIGASDAHYLPNVGKAYTEILVSLDADAATKADIDGDELVAAILEGRTQIRGKRTPIRESSVQYAKGGVRKVSYVLTSRAPLVPTVPASMDRST from the coding sequence ATGACGACTCAGATTCCGCTCGCGATCGATTTTCACGTTCACTCCGACGACTCCTACGACGGGCACGAACCGATCGAACTCATCCTCGAACAGGCGGCCGACATCGGACTCGACGGGGTCGTGATCACCGACCACGACGAGATCGGCGAGTCGCTCCGCGCGGCCGAACTCGCGCCGGAGTACGGCCTGATCGGCATCCCCGGCGTCGAGGTGTCGACGCGCCACGGCCACCTGCTGGCGATCGGCGTCGAGGAACGGCCCGCACCCGGCCAGTCGTTCGCCGAGACCGTCGCGGCCGTCCGCGCCCGCGGCGGGATCGCGATCGTTCCCCACCCGTTCCAGCGCAGCCGTCACGGCGTCCGCAAACGCCACCTCGAGGACGCCGACGCGATCGAGACCTACAACTCGATGGTCTTCACCGGCTACCGCAACCGCCGGGCGCGGACGTTCGCCCGTCGCCGCGGCTATCCCCAGATCGGCGCCAGCGACGCCCACTACCTGCCCAACGTCGGCAAGGCTTACACCGAGATTCTCGTCTCGCTCGACGCGGACGCCGCCACCAAGGCCGACATCGACGGCGACGAACTCGTCGCGGCCATCCTCGAGGGCCGGACCCAGATTCGCGGCAAGCGAACGCCGATTCGCGAGAGTTCGGTCCAGTACGCCAAGGGCGGGGTTCGGAAGGTGTCGTACGTGCTGACCTCGCGGGCACCGCTGGTGCCGACGGTGCCGGCCTCGATGGATCGTTCGACCTGA